aagtttccAAAGACaaatttttttagtatttaagtTGATAAATTTTAATCTATCTGCAACTGGTTTTGACACACTGTTTGAAATTCACAAACTttaatataaacatgtataaactTAACCTTCTGACAGTGAGTAAACTGGCACCCAAAGAAAGGTTGACTCAGGTAAAGAAATATGGTCACCTAGACTTCTCCCATTTGCAATTGAACCCATGATTAAATAGTTTGGCTGTTTATAGGTTAATAGATacaaattttaatactttattaaatttttgaaggTCATTGCCTTGATCGTGTCAGACGTTATAGGAGACAAGCTTGAGATAATCAGCAGTGGTCCTACCGTGGCTGACAAGTCTACCCCTCAACAATGTCTGATGATTCTCAAACAATTGAATTTACAAGACAAAATACCAGAATCTATTAACACTCTTCTTGTAAGACGTACAAGGGAAATTACTAAAAGTACAGGTTCTGTGGAATACACTGGAGGAACACAGTGGGAACACGTTCATAATGTTATCGTTGGAAATAACAAAATGGCACTGGCCGCAGCCTCAATGAAGGCAGAACAACTTGGTTTCCTGCCTATTATTTTAAGTTCTGTCCTAGACGGTGAGGCAAGTAAAGTTGGTGTTATGTTTGGAATGCTTGCAAGATATGCTGCACTCTCATTTGGGTACAAAGTATCAAATCCAAAAAGTAGTGACTATGTTCAGTTGGAATTAGATCTGGTGTCAAAAGGGGTTCCaaagaaaactttgaaaaaaGTAGTTGCTCTGGCTCACCATGCTTATAACATCAAAAAACCCATCTGTATACTGACTGGAGGGGAGACAACTGTGCAAGTAAAAGGTTCAGGAAAAGGAGGGAGAAATCAGGAGATGGTTGTGGCTTGTGCTTTGGAAATAGACAAACAATGTCAAGGTGATACATCAGTTCTGGctaattttgatttaatatttctGAGTGGTGGAACTGATGGTATAGATGGACCAACCCCAGTTGCTGGTGCAGTGATAGatcaaacatttatacaaaaatgTAATGACAATAATATGGATGCATTGACCTACTTACGAAACAATGACACATTTAATCTATTTGAGAAAATAAGTGAAGAATGTTTGATTCTAATAGGTCACACAGGCACAAATGTAATGGATATACAAGCTTTGGTAATTAAgagcaaaaaatgaaatatttacaccAAAGAGTGAATGTTTATCCTCTAATGCatatatttttcatcaaaatgagttcgcaatattttgaatatcagCAAAGTTTGAGTCATTCTGGGGATTTAATGAGAAAACACAGGGCCACCTAGTCACATTTAAGATTAAGAAACAAATGACCAAACTGAAGGTTTATTTTTAGATccttttatatttgtatttatatttatatatatatatctatacagAAATCCAGACAATTTGTATTCAAAACCATATTTGTATTATGTTTTGTTGAGATGTAAAGTAAAATGTAAAGCACAGctttaatattaaataattaggattttttttactcgCATTTATACTGGTGAAAGATAAGCATCAATAGATATGTTTATTTGTCCCTTGAAGAACCtttgaaatacaaatgttttCTCTCAACAAACATACAGTTTAGGGGGGAGGGGGCGGGGCATCAGATAGCAGTGCAAGTTTTTTATAATCATTGATTGTTGAATGAATAATTCCCCTGAAAAACATCTGCTGCCAGTATAGGAAATATTAGCTGGTTTAATACTTTGATTGTGTATAGTATTCAGTAAAGGTCTGTGAGCTTTATTTAATACAGtattttatacccccgctttgaaaaaaaggggggtatactgttttacctctgtctgtccttccatcagtctgtcagtcagtccgtccgtcccatgaatatttttcgtcacatttttctcaggaactacactaccaggatttctgaaatttggtttcaggcttgatataagtcagctataccgtgtgatgcgttttcagattcatcactcaacaacttcctgtttaccgaacacttgtttgattttacacatgatagccaagttgaaaaattttcgtcacatttttctcaggaactacaatacaaggatttctgaaatttggtttaagggttaatataagtcagctataccgtgtgatgcgttttcagattcatcactcgacaacttcctgtttaccgaacacttgcatatttttacacaattaatattatccaGTTGCCGctggggtatcatcagtgagcagtagctcgcagtttcacttgtttgtaACTATTTAGCTtttatgaatgttttattttactgttacatttgtatttaagaaTAAAGTGCTTCTCTTTTACTGATTGTTCTTATAGTTATATATTCTTTCATGCACCGTTTGTTATTCTAAGCTGTATATTTAAAGAGAGTTGAGATCAAATAAATGGAAAATATGTCCATGTGAGACAGTTGATGGCCCTGCTTGCACATACTGTGATGAAGGGAAATCAGTAGAGAATTGTAAATTAAGAGGACGGAAACctaaaattcagcaatttttccatttacaaagggacataactgtagaacggtaaaagtcaaaccACCCAAATTCAAAACTGAGTTTTGGGGTAATACACATTctgtatatgtttcataacatttgattgaggcaaacttaagtaagagaTGAAAACTTATATTGTAGTGTATATATACAGATGAAGGGAATGCCCCCTCCATTGTTGCAGGGGCTTGAAACAATAACGCTTAACCTGCCATCTTCATGCCAACCTGATCAGtgcttttattttgtattttgcttATTTTGTATGGCCCACCTACAACAGTAGAGAAGCCTAGTGTTTTCCTGTCTGTTTTATCTGCCTTCACAGAATGCCAGACCTAGGGATTACAAAAGTGGTGTTAACTATTTGTACAAAGCTTTATTTTTTAGACGGTAGTAGACTTGGATGCTTGATACCTGGTATGCAGAGACCTCATGTTACTGAGTTTCCCTCTGTCATATCAGGAAAAATATAGGTTTATTGGTCATGTGAAATTCTCTTTATTTTGAGTACATGAGATAGAATGGTGATGATGAAAGtctttaacaaccttgactggctatacagccctcacAGTCAGTGTAATAGAATCACTATATTTGGTACATAGATTCCTAGCAAGGTCTACATGTCTATGGGCAAAGGTTAACCTGATCTCACCTACATTTCATTGATCCCTGATGTGTTTAATTTTTGTTGTCAAGTCAGTTTCTCAATATACTACAAGAAATAGATAAATTTTGTTTGTTGTATAGAATAATTGTCAGGTTTTATGTGACCTTGAAGTTGACCTCAAGTTCATGGTTCATGTAATTtgtggtt
This sequence is a window from Mytilus edulis chromosome 1, xbMytEdul2.2, whole genome shotgun sequence. Protein-coding genes within it:
- the LOC139516828 gene encoding glycerate kinase-like isoform X2 encodes the protein MANQDVVSIFSSAVNSVLPHHLIRKHIQLDHNGKNLIIEDKKYKLDNNVYVVGFGKAVLGMARAVDDTLSQHIVKGIISVPTGIQENFSDAGKLDMLLDSNSKIEVREGSKNNMPDKSCNQTAVRIQDLVSKLREKDLLIVLISGGGSALLPLPIPPVTLEEELELTQILSKNGATIDELNILRKNIEVLKGGGLAKQAFPAKVIALIVSDVIGDKLEIISSGPTVADKSTPQQCLMILKQLNLQDKIPESINTLLVRRTREITKSTGSVEYTGGTQWEHVHNVIVGNNKMALAAASMKAEQLGFLPIILSSVLDGEASKVGVMFGMLARYAALSFGYKVSNPKSSDYVQLELDLVSKGVPKKTLKKVVALAHHAYNIKKPICILTGGETTVQVKGSGKGGRNQEMVVACALEIDKQCQGDTSVLANFDLIFLSGGTDGIDGPTPVAGAVIDQTFIQKCNDNNMDALTYLRNNDTFNLFEKISEECLILIGHTGTNVMDIQALVIKSKK
- the LOC139516828 gene encoding glycerate kinase-like isoform X1, with protein sequence MTRYISWLCPVCKFISQSRQPRVLKHLPVNGWTFNFYKYSSYISCVRRKDTGEMANQDVVSIFSSAVNSVLPHHLIRKHIQLDHNGKNLIIEDKKYKLDNNVYVVGFGKAVLGMARAVDDTLSQHIVKGIISVPTGIQENFSDAGKLDMLLDSNSKIEVREGSKNNMPDKSCNQTAVRIQDLVSKLREKDLLIVLISGGGSALLPLPIPPVTLEEELELTQILSKNGATIDELNILRKNIEVLKGGGLAKQAFPAKVIALIVSDVIGDKLEIISSGPTVADKSTPQQCLMILKQLNLQDKIPESINTLLVRRTREITKSTGSVEYTGGTQWEHVHNVIVGNNKMALAAASMKAEQLGFLPIILSSVLDGEASKVGVMFGMLARYAALSFGYKVSNPKSSDYVQLELDLVSKGVPKKTLKKVVALAHHAYNIKKPICILTGGETTVQVKGSGKGGRNQEMVVACALEIDKQCQGDTSVLANFDLIFLSGGTDGIDGPTPVAGAVIDQTFIQKCNDNNMDALTYLRNNDTFNLFEKISEECLILIGHTGTNVMDIQALVIKSKK